The following DNA comes from Pleuronectes platessa chromosome 9, fPlePla1.1, whole genome shotgun sequence.
ATCGTTTATTTGTGATTAACATTATGTGACAGAAACATAAATGCTTGGCCTAAGCTCAAGGATTTGTGTGCAGCCACTCTAGCTAAAATCAATATCTCAATTAGATACAACTCAAATCACTAACATATCTAACTCACTTCTCACGCACTCCTTTAACCTGACCTCCTTCGTCCCATTAAACAGATTTAGTACTTAGTGCTTACGTCAAGGTTGCCTACTGTACTGAAACTTGCATATTGTCCCTTCCCCCTAGATAAAAGCATCTGCTTCAAGAGTAAATGTATAAGTACACACATATACTTTGAAGAGGATGAGTAGGATTATTGgcaaaaaacatgttaaaagaaacaaacactttTTACTGCTTGTTTTCTGTCTTACACAGAAACCTTTACAACAAATGGAAATCAAACCGTTTCCAATCATGGTTTCAATATTACTCAATGCTGCCAGAATGCGCTGAACATTCATTCTGGAAACAATTGTAGGAGGGAGTTTAAAGCCTCATAAAACCCCCGGACAATCAACACATCATCTCAAGTGTTCTGAAATTAGACTgttcaacttttctttttcttcccttGAATAATCAGGTTCTTCAAAGGCTGACAGTTTCCTGTGTAGGAAACGGAAGAATCGCCGGGACATGTATAACACCTTTCTCCCAAACTCATTTAATTAGGGACCTGCGAGCATCTGTATGTATAGTATAACTTATGCATTAACTACCTCCTGTTTAAGGATGATATTCTTGAAATACTGCAGTGAGAAACTTCTCTTCAGCTGCAAACCTTGCATAAAGAAGAATAAATTTAGGCCATGATTTCATCTCACAGGAAGCCACCACAGTGCTGTGTTGGAAAGTCATTCTATTCAGGGAGGACCAAACAGAAACCTTTAACTTGCTCGAGTTTTTCTTTTGACCTACTCTTGCTTCATAGTGAGAATTATACATCTCATACAtcgtttatatgtatatattcagTGTTCAATCCTTCCTCTGACACTAATCTAGCATATAAAgctctactcctcctcctcccagcatCCAGCCACACTCAACCTCACACAGCCGGGCTCAGAGCCCATCATCTGCTCCCACAAAGATTTCTTCATgcacataaaaaataataaccaAAAGTACACTATGACTGTATTGGACATTAGAAATAGttttgagaaaaaaagatttttggaaataaacGAAAGCACCAACAGGCCTGGGACAAAACGCAGAGGAGTGGTCCAGACCATGTTGTTGCAGTAGATGGGTGGATGACAAGGGGAATGGTTGAAATAATCAGATACTGGCGCAGAGGGGAAGACCTTCACTAAGCCCCCACCCACTGCCTCAGATCAGTAGGGGATTTAATAATCACAGACCATTTTCAACCATATGCTTAATCTTCTTatctaagaaaaaaaaagatttattgtgGCTAGTATGGCAACACATACCAGTCAATTAAAACGAGTCCAGGGTTTTTGGTTTGTGGGACTGTTCTTTTTAACACTTCCTAAAAAGGCAGTATTTGAATATAATGGCCCCCAGTAGAGTGTGTACCTCTGCCGAAGCATTTCAAATATGCCAGCATCCCCcccatcaagatcaatgaattattaaaaacaaacaaacaaaacatctcgCCATGTTTCAGAAAATCATTAAAAAGAAATCCTGGTTtaacaccaaaatgtaatgggttctttcttggcccgaGTTTTTGTGGAAATCCTTTAAGTTCATTTAGCATAATCCGGCTGAAAATCAAAAAAACCAACGAACAAAGGGGTGAAAACAGCCTCATTGGCGAAGGCAACTCGGTGTAGAGTTTCTTACAACACTGTGCAACAAGTGACTAAAGTGAATGATATCTGCGTGTTACAGATTCATTTCTCACTTAAGGgtagaaacagaaaataagCTTAACGTGACACGGAGAGAGCCGAGTCTTTGTGCCTCGGGTGCAGCTGGGAATATCAAAACCTCAAGTTCAGTTCACGTGTGAGTAACAGCACAGTGAATACCAGACAGGCTCCCCATATTTAATATGATCCAAATACTCCAGGGATGAAACTGACACTTTTCCAGCAGCTGCCTTCCCTCTGCAGACTGGCCCAGCAGTGGGAATGCAccttccttctccctctgaCCAGAATAACAAGCATCCTGCCGAGCAGCTGCTTCACACTGGGCTCCTTCGCAGCATCATCTCCAGAGTGAAGAGCCCCACTTGTGTTCACACCTTCTACTATAGTTGATGaaagttctgtgtttgtgtgtagaagccatgtgggagggggggtgctGCAGCTCAGTCTCTTAGGAGGATCTATGATAGCAGCACATGGACCTTACAACCAAAAGCGCAAGTGGGATCACACATGAgatttcatcacaaacaaaaacaaaaaggcatGTAGACCTCAGAGCTGCGGCCGAACCACACGCTGTACTTCACAGCGGGCTCCAGTGTTGACGCTGACATGTCGGCTGactgcagtgtgtctgtgtggaacCCACACATGTGTCGTGACAGACTGTGGGTGGCTCTAACACCAGTGCTCCCAgttcccccacacacacagtcctaaCATATGAAGAGGGACCGGTGGAGCTCCCTGTGACAGGAGAGAATCGGCATGCTGGCAGTGACAGGAAACAGATCAACCTGAGATACAAAATCTGGCGCGACACCGAATCAGTGGGCACTACCTGCCTCTTGACTAGCATCCATTAGCAAGGTGTGCTAACAGGTCACAGACGCACAGTGTGAGGACAATAATAAACACTCGGGTTAGCATGAAGCTAGCCGGACACAACACCAGCTAGCTACACTGAGCCGGGAAACATTAGAACGTGGACGTTACCCTCTTTCACTCCGGGCAGCTCGTTCTGGTCGATGCTAACGTTACATTCAGCCATGTTGTCAGCGACAATAAGTCAGGAAACAAGCCGGTGACGGTGACTTATACGTCCACGCTTCCTCCGAAGGTTAACAGCAGCTTGATTGATCGTCCGGACTCATAAAGCCGATTGATGGTTCAGGTGCTGGACGGCCCTGTTGATTGGTTTCGGtggcgtctctctctcgctctctcttttgctctctctctttctctctgtgtgtgtgtgtgtgtgtgtatatgtgtgtgtgtgtccctccttcCTTCACACAGCCAGCAGTGATAATAAACACCAGCTTCCCTCATAGgcgcttcacaataaaagtctgCCACGTagctcccactgctgctgctgtttccagcTCTGAGCTCCGAGTCTCTGAATAGTTTGAACTTTGATGTCTGCGTGTCAGGAACAGTTCGTTCTCATGTGCGTGTTCCCTCAGCGACAGACTGATCCACCCTGAAGGTAGAGTACAGCAGGGGGTTCTCTCCTGCAGCTGTGAGACTGCACAAGCATGAACTACACGCAGCCATCATGGATTGAACTCTGGTTCAACTCTCTGACCTGTGCAATATTTATTCTGTCTGTGCAATAcaatggttcatgtgcaatccattcaCTGCACACACTCTATTATTCTATAGTgttctttttcttatttcatgtctttgattttattgtaaagcactttgagcggATACATTTGAATATTATTCTCAcattgcacagtttttttgttgtttttaaactgtatatattagttttattccattcatatatttctatatttttatattccttACACTTAAGTATTACTACTCTTACATTAGGACAGAGGAAGCCACaccttacaaataaaatgtgattattggattgattgatgatttaaaacacttttcacAAGCACCGGCACTGATGGACAACAAAGGTCACCAGGGCAAAGGTAGGCAAGTCAAGGCCTCAGTTGGATGCGTTtgttaagattaaaaaaacgggaaaaaagagaagaagaaatcataattaaatgacaaaaaaacaatcacacagaTGCAAAACAATCATAAAGAGACTAAAGACAGTAGAAAAGAGGTAAAAGAtgtaaaacacataaacaactACCAAGAGACAGAATTACAACAGAAATATGCAAAACAACTacatacaaatgtaaaaaaaagatgccAAATAACCACATGGTGATTTAAAatgaagacaaagagaaacGATATAATCACATTAAGATCCAAGGTAACAACAACAGATGTAAAGATACGAAGCAAGCACAAAATTACACAAGTCCACTTCTAAGACCCAGGAGACCTGTTGTTTCAAGCTAATCCACGAGCAGTGGATACATTATTTAATCACAGTACTTAATACAGAAATTTGTGAAATGGCAAAAcatgttataattattattattaatgaattattatttgatttcttttaatTGGACGTTGATGCATTTCccatatgttttttaaagatctACAGAGTAACTACATCCGATTAAATAACATATGTTATTATTGCATTTATCATTGTGATAATATGTTTGATACATCTTGAAATTCAATGTTTCTGTCAGCTTTCATTTTGAAGGCCAGGTTCTGACACGTCCGGTTTCAGCCTCACAACTTGACCCAGCTTCCTCCGCTGGATCCAGTGTCTGTGGAGCGTCTGCAGCCACGAGAAGTCCCATCCTGAGGTGACAGCGAACGCACCACAGAGCCCGACTGGGGTCCACATGAACAGTGACGCGTTCAGGGACTGCATGTGAATTCAACACGGACAGGGCAGACAGCTGTGTATGaatgaagagaaacacacatccacgaGTATCAGTGTGTCTCAGGCATCCTCTTTGCCTCTCTTGCTCCCACAAACAGATACACacgtgtcatgtgacctgacaGCAGCTGGTATCTGGTTATGTTAATAGAACTGCTCCATCTAGTGTCCAATATTGCAACATGCAGGTAGGTATCGACCAAACCTGCACCACAACTTTTAGAAATTaccttaaaaaacaacaacttaaaACAGTTTATTAAGTTAAAATGAATTCATATGACTATAAAATAGATCAGTGTCGTCCCcgccacacatacacagcagaCGCTCATGTCTCTCTGTCGAGTCTTTGAGTGGATGCACTTCAAACATTCAAAGTGATGGCTTCAGGAAAGGTTCTTAGATATGAGACACCAGACGTCAAGACCATCCCCAGTCAAATTCAGCAGATGCCAACCAGCTCATTCCTGTAACAATGCAGGGGCACGATGCCTGCTCCCCTGCCAGGATGCATGAGATGGGATTTCCTTGATGCCTATTTAGGCCAGGTGACTTAGGAGGTGCTGGTTGGATGTCATCACTGCCACAGTGATGGATGTTCCTTCAGCTCCAGATCAGTCCTCAAGCCAAGATTGAGGAGCTCATCCCCAGTGCACGATGATGCACTATGGGACTGAATCAATTCAACCCCCCTCCCTAGACCAACACGCTCCGATGTGCCTATATATAGAAGCAATTAATGTAAAAGAGAAAGATTTGCAAGTGCCAAGAACATCTGACCAGCAGGCTGATTGATAACTTCCTCACCGTTTGAATTGCCCACGTCAGAGTGATTCAGGGTCGTTGGCCTCACCTACGACGTCAGATCACTGTATTTCACCCAGACGCTCCATGAACCCCGTGAAAATGTGGCCTATTGACGAAAAGTCTCAATGACCAGCTATTGATTTAGTACGCAAGGACCGACTGGCCCCTCCTCTCGGTCTCGGAAAGGATAAATATATTGAATGGATGGGCCCCAGGCAGTGGATTGCACGCCTTGCTCCAGGGAGGACTCATAGTGCAGCGTTAGCCTGGGACCATACAGAGCGAGTGCCATGGACAGAACATCCGTTGTGAACTACTGCTTAGGACTCCTGAGTTTGTTAATACTGCAGGGAGTGCTGAGTGTGGATGGAAGGAGCACGTTCAACCCCGGTGAGCTCTCAAAATGATCTTTGAGTTCATTGTCTGTTCATATTTTGCGATATCGATGGTGCTTAAAgttgtatatttatttgtgtttgtgtgttcaggaaACCGTGTTTTCAATCCCAAAGAGGATACAGAGGCCCAGAGCAAGATTCTTGCACTCTTACTGCACAAGAGCCTAGTTCCAGTTGAAAAGGAAGATCCTCTAGGTGAGAGCCAAAGAAGATTTGAAATTGACATAATTAACACAGAGATATTCTTAAGGGACGATAACggattttttctctccacaggtcTTGAACTGGCCAACAAATTAGCTGAACTAGAGGGGGTAAGGATATTTACAGATTTGCCACGAAGTAGCCAGGAAACATGATTCAGTGTGAGATTGTGTTTGAGATATTGTTTCAACCGCTACATTCTATATTTATTATTAGtacatgaatgaaaacacaatttcacaATTCCTGATTAAAAAAAGCCATTGATAATTGATGGTGTATTGATCCTGAGGTGACAGCTTGGTGTGTTCAAATACTGTGATCTCTGCCTGTAGCTCCGGGCGCTGAGGGAGGACCTGGAGCTGGAGAGGCAGATCACCGCCAATTTGGCCGAGGGCAAAGCTGTAGCTCAGAAGAGGGGCGAACGTAAGTTCCGAATCTGGATTTATCTCTTATCGTTCACACTGATTAACACTTGTATTTGTGAGGGCATGACAGATGTCATTTTTGTAAAAGTCATCATCTCTCTGCTTCTGCAGCTTGCTTCTGGAAATACTGTGTGTGAGACGGatgcgagaggaggaggaccccGGTGAATTCCTGCTGCAAACCCAACATAGCCTTAAGACTCACAGCACCAGTCATATTATCACAATGTATTTATTCCAGCAATATAGAGTTGTATTATAATCAATGTCATCAATAAAATGTGTCTCATGAAAGGTGTGAAGACTGTGGCTGTAAAAACCTGTGATCtgtaaatattcagctactccCTGGAAATACTTGAGGGTCagatatgaaaaaataaatgtgtc
Coding sequences within:
- the uts2d gene encoding urotensin 2 domain containing — its product is MDRTSVVNYCLGLLSLLILQGVLSVDGRSTFNPGNRVFNPKEDTEAQSKILALLLHKSLVPVEKEDPLGLELANKLAELEGLRALREDLELERQITANLAEGKAVAQKRGEPCFWKYCV